Proteins encoded together in one Catellatospora citrea window:
- a CDS encoding sensor histidine kinase yields MEVAYRELTLGIAALFNDPVTGRGGLPALDRLLHLGQYALGVPGMALSELHDSGGAGRVIAATGSADWALGRPVQPEVVTAVLRAGPTTYRVELDAIDDAASDQMVSLGSRWILLHRIDLDGRTPAMLGAFMPDDRPADPDQLAVMALLGATVGRLYSERAGLPVQHAGDDLADRELFIAVTSHELRTPVTVIKGYADTLRDHWSQLDEKARREAARVIGQRSDELARLVDRLLAASTDTAVGTLSPGPFDLVEALRHAAANLPADLRRRFRLELPERLPLAYGDRATIPNVLTELATNADKYSAREQTVVLTAGDDRRTVFFQVLDRGIGIAPEQVHQVFERFWQADSGDGRRYGGAGLGLYLVRKTIERQNGWVSLRPRDGGGTVAEVRLPRGDVKRDARASGEA; encoded by the coding sequence GTGGAGGTGGCGTACCGCGAGCTGACGCTGGGCATCGCCGCGCTCTTCAACGACCCGGTGACCGGCCGTGGTGGCCTGCCGGCCCTCGACCGCCTGCTGCACCTCGGCCAGTACGCGCTGGGCGTGCCCGGCATGGCCCTGTCCGAGCTGCACGACTCCGGCGGCGCGGGCCGCGTCATCGCCGCGACCGGCAGCGCCGACTGGGCGCTGGGCCGCCCGGTCCAGCCCGAGGTGGTGACCGCGGTGCTGCGCGCCGGCCCGACCACCTACCGGGTGGAGCTGGACGCCATCGACGACGCGGCCTCCGACCAGATGGTGTCGCTGGGCAGCCGGTGGATCCTGCTGCACCGGATCGACCTCGACGGGCGCACACCCGCCATGCTGGGCGCGTTCATGCCGGACGACCGGCCGGCCGACCCGGACCAGCTCGCGGTGATGGCCCTGCTGGGGGCGACAGTGGGCCGCCTCTACAGCGAGCGGGCCGGCCTGCCGGTGCAGCACGCCGGCGACGATCTGGCCGACCGCGAGCTGTTCATCGCCGTCACCAGCCACGAGCTGCGCACGCCGGTCACCGTCATCAAGGGGTACGCGGACACGCTGCGCGACCACTGGAGCCAGCTCGACGAGAAGGCCCGCCGCGAGGCGGCCCGGGTGATCGGCCAGCGCAGCGACGAGCTGGCCCGCCTGGTCGACCGGCTGCTGGCGGCGAGCACCGACACCGCGGTCGGCACCCTGTCGCCCGGCCCGTTCGACCTCGTCGAAGCGCTTCGCCACGCGGCGGCGAACCTGCCCGCCGACCTGCGCCGCCGGTTCCGGCTGGAGCTGCCCGAGCGGTTGCCGCTGGCCTACGGGGACCGCGCCACCATCCCGAACGTGCTCACCGAGCTGGCCACCAACGCCGACAAGTACTCCGCCCGCGAGCAGACCGTCGTGCTGACCGCCGGCGACGACCGGCGCACGGTGTTCTTCCAGGTACTCGATCGGGGGATAGGGATCGCCCCCGAACAGGTTCACCAGGTGTTCGAGCGGTTCTGGCAGGCGGACAGCGGCGACGGACGGCGGTACGGTGGTGCCGGTCTGGGTCTTTATCTCGTCCGAAAGACTATTGAACGACAAAACGGATGGGTGTCCTTACGTCCCCGGGATGGGGGAGGTACGGTCGCAGAGGTACGGCTGCCGCGAGGTGACGTGAAGAGGGATGCACGCGCATCCGGGGAGG
- a CDS encoding glycerophosphodiester phosphodiesterase: MSRTPDPAPLVFAHRGSSAALPEHTLGAYARALREGADGVECDVRLTRDGHLVCVHDRRLDRVSDGRGPVAAYTLAQLRSFDFGSWHPSGQPAGVLTLEELLDTARQAGRPVRLLIETKHPNRYGKAVEYRLRAVLNRHGLTSASPDAPVRVTVMSFSPLAVRRSRELLPTLPTVQLMDLLPPGLRIRRLPFGTRIAGPGLELVRRRPDLVRRLKAGGQQVYVWTVNATDDVDLLLKLGVDGIITDRPAEVLAHLGR, encoded by the coding sequence TTGAGCCGCACCCCCGACCCGGCCCCGCTGGTCTTCGCCCACCGGGGCTCGTCGGCCGCCCTGCCCGAGCACACGCTCGGGGCGTACGCGCGTGCGCTGCGCGAGGGCGCCGACGGCGTCGAATGCGACGTGCGCCTGACCCGGGACGGGCACCTGGTCTGTGTGCACGACCGGCGACTGGACCGGGTCAGCGACGGCCGCGGGCCGGTGGCCGCCTACACGCTGGCCCAGCTGCGCTCCTTCGACTTCGGGTCCTGGCACCCCAGCGGGCAGCCGGCCGGCGTGCTGACGCTGGAGGAGCTGCTCGACACGGCGCGCCAGGCCGGGCGGCCGGTGCGCCTGCTGATCGAGACCAAGCACCCCAACCGGTACGGCAAGGCGGTGGAGTACCGGCTGCGGGCGGTGCTGAACCGGCACGGCCTGACCAGCGCCTCCCCCGATGCACCGGTACGGGTGACGGTCATGTCGTTCTCGCCGCTGGCGGTGCGCCGTTCTCGTGAGCTGCTGCCGACGCTGCCCACGGTGCAGCTGATGGACCTGCTGCCACCGGGGCTGCGGATCCGGCGGCTGCCGTTCGGCACCCGCATCGCGGGCCCCGGCCTGGAGCTGGTGCGCCGGCGGCCGGACCTGGTGCGGCGGCTGAAGGCCGGCGGCCAGCAGGTCTACGTGTGGACCGTCAACGCCACGGACGACGTGGACCTGCTGCTCAAGCTGGGGGTCGACGGCATCATCACGGACCGCCCGGCTGAGGTGCTGGCACACCTCGGTCGTTGA
- a CDS encoding rhodanese-like domain-containing protein, whose protein sequence is MFAAQIPTATVAEVPAGAFLLDVREDDEWAAGHAPEAVHLPMMQIPTRMSEVPQDRAVFVLCRVGGRSGQVVSYLRQQGWDNVTNVDGGMIGWAAAGRPVVADEGLPPQII, encoded by the coding sequence GTGTTCGCTGCGCAGATCCCCACCGCCACTGTCGCCGAGGTGCCCGCCGGCGCCTTCCTGCTCGACGTCCGCGAGGACGACGAGTGGGCCGCCGGCCACGCGCCCGAGGCTGTCCACCTGCCCATGATGCAGATCCCGACCCGGATGTCCGAGGTGCCGCAGGACCGGGCGGTCTTCGTGCTCTGCCGGGTGGGCGGCCGCTCCGGACAGGTCGTGTCGTACCTGCGCCAGCAGGGCTGGGACAACGTCACCAACGTCGACGGCGGCATGATCGGCTGGGCCGCCGCGGGCCGCCCGGTCGTCGCCGACGAGGGCCTGCCGCCGCAGATCATCTAG
- a CDS encoding LCP family protein, with protein sequence MASSVWRSDGGGGDSARVTGVGWPPPTAAAPGHASPRSGLGWPETSRERRNTHRAARAHRTTTPPVPPRGRTRRWPQALVAILVGLVLLAGGGLIAGQALVHRYESSISRDVLLDPSARDTGDAYVGWRRLSGPLNYLLIGSDLRSANPDAGQRSDTILVVQVDRELNHAYVISIPRDLRVEIPAFGGTAFGGAQQRINAAFEFGGGGSGGVQLLSATLTQLTGMRFDGAAVVDFGGFTQVIDSLGGVNMCVDTELRSIHTKRLFTVGCRQMNGAEALDYSRQRYGLPGGDFDRQRHQQQLVKAILSKALDSGVTRNPVKLDQFIRGIGHSLTLDTGEATLTDLIVALRNIRPDSLTGIRVPSYVQSVGGVSYVLLRDGAEDLFRAMRDADLATWVQQHPEWVNSI encoded by the coding sequence ATGGCCAGCTCCGTGTGGCGTTCCGACGGCGGCGGGGGGGACTCGGCCCGGGTCACCGGCGTCGGCTGGCCTCCTCCCACGGCGGCCGCACCCGGGCACGCCTCGCCTCGATCCGGACTCGGCTGGCCGGAGACCTCACGCGAGCGCCGCAACACCCACCGTGCCGCCCGGGCGCATCGCACGACGACCCCGCCGGTCCCGCCGCGCGGCCGTACCCGGCGCTGGCCGCAGGCGCTGGTCGCGATCCTGGTGGGTCTGGTGCTGCTGGCCGGCGGCGGGCTGATCGCCGGGCAGGCGCTGGTCCACCGTTACGAGTCGAGCATCAGCCGCGACGTGCTGCTCGATCCGAGCGCCCGGGACACCGGCGACGCGTACGTGGGCTGGCGCCGGCTCAGCGGGCCGCTGAACTACCTGCTCATCGGTTCCGACCTGCGCTCGGCGAACCCGGACGCGGGGCAGCGCTCGGACACCATCCTCGTCGTCCAGGTGGATCGCGAGCTCAACCACGCCTACGTCATCTCGATTCCGCGTGACCTGCGGGTGGAGATCCCCGCGTTCGGCGGCACCGCGTTCGGCGGGGCACAGCAGCGCATCAACGCGGCGTTCGAGTTCGGCGGAGGCGGCAGCGGCGGGGTGCAGCTGCTGTCGGCCACCCTGACCCAGCTCACCGGGATGCGCTTCGACGGCGCCGCGGTGGTCGACTTCGGCGGGTTCACCCAGGTCATCGACAGCCTCGGCGGGGTGAACATGTGCGTCGACACCGAGCTGCGGTCGATCCACACCAAGCGCCTGTTCACCGTCGGCTGCCGGCAGATGAACGGCGCGGAGGCACTGGACTACTCGCGGCAGCGCTACGGTCTGCCCGGCGGCGACTTCGACCGGCAGCGGCACCAGCAGCAGCTGGTGAAGGCGATCCTGAGCAAGGCGCTGGACAGCGGGGTCACCCGCAATCCGGTCAAGCTGGACCAGTTCATCCGCGGCATCGGGCACTCGCTGACCCTCGACACCGGTGAGGCCACGCTGACCGACCTGATCGTGGCGCTGCGCAACATCCGGCCCGACTCGCTCACCGGGATCCGCGTGCCGTCATACGTGCAGAGCGTCGGCGGGGTGTCGTACGTGCTGCTGCGGGACGGGGCCGAGGACCTGTTCCGCGCCATGCGCGACGCCGACCTGGCCACCTGGGTGCAGCAGCATCCGGAATGGGTCAACTCGATCTGA
- a CDS encoding LCP family protein → MATSTLDTDEQHGTIPQQDPAPAPEQGDDADPPAAETREREKRTRAPLAAKLAITFGALLMMTSGTAIIGVKSVVGNLESSIQVSRSDDLVDPEASAEPAAPTGKAFVGAFNILLLGIDTREGQEATNARSDTILILHVSQNHDQAYLMSVPRDTDVPGTDQRINGAFTNGLGSKGDWRGGLKSAAKAISKLTGGMTFEAAAVIDFGGFKTFIDALGTVPMCVEAPTKSIHHFVVKGQPKYIGGIADDHEANSYARRTGNPRFLHQPGCSEMAGWQALDYARQRYLPDDSGDYGRQRHQQQLIKAMAKKAGSVGVLTDFGKVNELISAVGKSMLLSLPQGMGVTDFLFTMKDLAGTDLVLLKTNAGTYESVMVNGEYQGEGLDKTTKDMFRAAKNDKLGNFVFLHPEVVNNEK, encoded by the coding sequence GTGGCCACATCGACGCTCGACACCGACGAGCAGCACGGCACGATTCCGCAGCAGGACCCCGCACCGGCCCCCGAGCAGGGTGACGACGCGGACCCGCCCGCTGCCGAGACCCGCGAACGCGAGAAGCGAACCCGCGCACCACTGGCGGCCAAGCTGGCGATCACGTTCGGCGCGCTGCTGATGATGACCTCCGGGACGGCGATCATCGGGGTCAAGTCGGTCGTCGGCAACCTCGAGAGCAGCATCCAGGTGTCCCGCAGCGACGACCTCGTGGACCCGGAGGCCTCGGCCGAGCCCGCCGCGCCGACAGGCAAGGCGTTCGTCGGGGCCTTCAACATCCTGCTGCTGGGCATCGACACGCGCGAGGGCCAGGAGGCGACGAACGCCCGCTCCGACACCATCCTGATCCTGCACGTGTCGCAGAACCACGACCAGGCGTACCTGATGTCGGTGCCGCGCGACACGGACGTCCCCGGCACCGACCAGCGCATCAACGGCGCGTTCACGAACGGGCTGGGCAGCAAGGGTGACTGGCGGGGCGGGCTGAAGTCGGCGGCCAAGGCCATCAGCAAGCTGACCGGCGGCATGACGTTCGAGGCGGCGGCGGTCATCGACTTCGGCGGCTTCAAGACGTTCATCGACGCGCTGGGCACGGTGCCCATGTGCGTGGAAGCGCCGACCAAGTCGATTCACCACTTCGTCGTCAAGGGTCAGCCGAAGTACATCGGCGGCATCGCGGACGACCACGAGGCGAACAGCTACGCCCGCCGCACCGGCAACCCGCGGTTCCTGCACCAGCCGGGCTGCTCGGAGATGGCGGGCTGGCAGGCCCTGGACTACGCGCGCCAGCGTTACCTGCCGGACGACTCCGGTGACTACGGCCGCCAGCGCCACCAGCAGCAGCTGATCAAGGCGATGGCGAAGAAGGCCGGTTCCGTCGGCGTGCTGACCGACTTCGGCAAGGTCAACGAGCTGATCTCCGCGGTGGGCAAGTCCATGCTGCTCAGCCTGCCCCAGGGGATGGGCGTCACCGACTTCCTGTTCACCATGAAGGACCTGGCGGGCACCGACCTCGTGCTGCTCAAGACCAATGCGGGCACCTACGAGAGCGTGATGGTCAACGGCGAGTACCAGGGCGAGGGCCTCGACAAGACGACCAAGGACATGTTCCGCGCCGCGAAGAATGACAAACTGGGCAACTTCGTATTTCTGCATCCTGAGGTCGTCAACAACGAGAAGTAA
- a CDS encoding LCP family protein: MANKQRRGGANNTVPSQRSRRQSADPYADAYDEPAGRKTGHSLSKGKAKGKGRKKAKRAAPLWAKLTLTFGALLMMVAGGAIVGVKSFEGNLTENVSVVDVLGDAGKVDAGPAGNDLKGPIDMLLLGIDTRATQDVDNARADTVLLLHIPATHDQAYLMSIPRDTQVDIPSNPKTKYGGGSDKINAAFYFGAQNGGGRAGGLALTARTVTKLTGVTFDGAAVIDFGGFKKIIDALGTVNVCVEEDTKSSHYFMIDGKPKYVAGSGSDNKSVEHRLGLIGKEYVHKKGCREKPGWEALDYSRIRKSLDDGDYGRQRHQQQLIKAMAKKAGSSGVLTDLDKINALMKAVGESMILDTHGVPLIDFMFSLKDLAGADLVLLKTNAGWYNSSGSGGEAISSSTMQMFRAAKNDTLGQFTLLNPEFVNREK, translated from the coding sequence GTGGCGAACAAGCAGCGGCGAGGCGGTGCGAACAACACCGTGCCGAGCCAGCGGAGTCGCCGACAGTCCGCGGACCCCTATGCGGACGCCTACGACGAGCCCGCCGGCCGAAAGACCGGGCACTCCCTGAGCAAGGGCAAGGCCAAGGGCAAGGGCCGGAAGAAGGCGAAGCGCGCCGCCCCGCTCTGGGCGAAGCTGACGCTGACCTTCGGCGCCCTGCTGATGATGGTGGCCGGCGGCGCGATCGTCGGCGTCAAGTCGTTCGAGGGCAACCTCACGGAGAACGTCTCGGTCGTCGACGTCCTGGGCGACGCGGGCAAGGTCGACGCCGGCCCGGCGGGCAACGACCTCAAGGGCCCGATCGACATGCTGCTGCTCGGCATCGACACGCGTGCCACCCAGGACGTGGACAACGCCCGCGCGGACACCGTCCTGCTGCTGCACATCCCGGCCACGCACGACCAGGCCTACCTGATGTCGATCCCGCGTGACACCCAGGTCGACATCCCGAGCAACCCGAAGACCAAGTACGGCGGCGGCAGCGACAAGATCAACGCGGCCTTCTACTTCGGCGCGCAGAACGGTGGCGGCCGCGCCGGTGGGCTGGCCCTGACCGCGAGGACGGTCACCAAGCTGACCGGCGTCACCTTCGACGGCGCGGCCGTCATCGACTTCGGCGGCTTCAAGAAGATCATCGATGCCCTGGGCACGGTGAACGTCTGCGTCGAGGAAGACACCAAGTCCAGCCACTACTTCATGATCGACGGCAAGCCGAAGTATGTCGCGGGCTCGGGCAGCGACAACAAGTCGGTGGAGCACCGACTCGGCCTGATCGGCAAGGAGTACGTGCACAAGAAGGGCTGCCGGGAGAAGCCGGGCTGGGAGGCCCTGGACTACTCGCGCATCCGCAAGTCCCTCGACGACGGCGACTACGGCCGCCAGCGCCACCAGCAGCAGCTGATCAAGGCGATGGCGAAGAAGGCCGGCTCGAGCGGTGTGCTCACCGACCTCGACAAGATCAACGCCCTGATGAAGGCCGTCGGCGAATCCATGATCCTGGACACGCACGGGGTGCCGCTGATCGACTTCATGTTCTCCCTGAAGGATCTGGCCGGGGCCGACCTCGTGCTGCTGAAGACGAACGCGGGTTGGTACAACAGCTCGGGCAGCGGCGGTGAGGCGATCAGCTCCAGCACGATGCAGATGTTCCGGGCCGCCAAGAACGACACCCTGGGGCAGTTCACGCTGCTGAACCCCGAGTTCGTGAACAGGGAGAAGTGA
- a CDS encoding LCP family protein — MPTGPSGSARPSSASSRGRGASSARVPVAGAGNTYGAAKKKIQPKWGRIALVAVIALALCGGLGLGGAWLYAKSVEGDLARTDPFSALTGGRPEKVNGSQNILLVGSDSRDPDAPTDQGGQWRTDTMIIMHIPSSQDRAYLISLPRDLHVYIPKDASATDCGTRKAKLNAAYAFGGMPLLVKTVECYSSVRMDHVMLIDFGGFTEVVDAVGGVDMKIEKTITSIHKPKRTFTKGTMHLNGAEALDYARQRKQFPDGDFARMRHQQQLLKALLDKAASGGILTSPGKLNDFLGAVTNAVTVDQEFKLIDMAIQFRGIRSDDLIFMTSPHKGSQMVGGESVVVSDKEKAIALYEAVGKDAMKQWYEANVSPPPSPSVNN; from the coding sequence GTGCCGACCGGACCGTCGGGCTCGGCGCGACCGTCGTCCGCCTCGTCGCGCGGACGCGGTGCGAGCTCGGCACGGGTGCCGGTGGCGGGCGCCGGCAACACGTACGGCGCCGCCAAGAAGAAGATCCAGCCCAAGTGGGGCCGGATCGCGCTGGTGGCCGTGATCGCGCTCGCGCTGTGCGGCGGGCTCGGCCTGGGCGGCGCGTGGCTCTACGCCAAGAGCGTCGAGGGCGACCTGGCCCGCACCGACCCCTTCTCGGCGCTCACCGGCGGCCGGCCGGAGAAAGTCAACGGCAGCCAGAACATCCTGCTGGTGGGCAGCGACTCGCGAGACCCGGACGCGCCCACCGACCAGGGCGGGCAGTGGCGCACCGACACCATGATCATCATGCACATCCCGTCCTCCCAGGACCGGGCCTACCTCATCTCGCTGCCTCGGGACCTGCACGTCTACATCCCGAAGGACGCGTCCGCGACCGACTGCGGCACCCGCAAGGCGAAGCTGAACGCCGCCTACGCCTTCGGCGGCATGCCGCTGCTGGTGAAGACGGTCGAGTGCTACTCGTCGGTGCGGATGGACCACGTGATGCTGATCGACTTCGGCGGCTTCACCGAGGTGGTCGACGCGGTCGGCGGCGTGGACATGAAGATCGAGAAGACCATCACCTCGATCCACAAGCCCAAGCGCACCTTCACCAAGGGCACCATGCACCTCAACGGCGCGGAGGCGCTGGACTACGCGCGCCAGCGCAAGCAGTTCCCCGACGGCGACTTCGCCCGCATGCGGCACCAGCAGCAGCTGCTCAAGGCCCTGCTGGACAAGGCCGCCAGCGGCGGCATCCTGACCAGCCCGGGCAAGCTCAACGACTTCCTCGGAGCGGTCACCAACGCGGTCACGGTCGACCAGGAGTTCAAGCTGATCGACATGGCGATCCAGTTCCGCGGCATCCGCAGCGACGACCTGATCTTCATGACCAGCCCGCACAAGGGCAGCCAGATGGTCGGCGGGGAGAGCGTGGTCGTCTCCGACAAGGAGAAGGCCATCGCCCTGTACGAGGCGGTCGGCAAGGACGCCATGAAGCAGTGGTACGAGGCCAACGTCAGCCCGCCGCCGTCGCCGTCTGTCAATAACTAG
- a CDS encoding flavin reductase family protein: MIHDTDPFATPESARSNVRRLRGRFGMTVCLWTAPGPAGLTVSSTLVADGDPGRLLGIVDDESELWPAIKRAGVFAVTPLGEPHRQLADRFAGLMPAPGGLFKQDAWTQTPYGPIPAGTGTWAGCRLDGSRPFGWGLLVEASLVEITLGDAVPPLLHHRGRYTTLS, translated from the coding sequence ATGATCCATGACACTGATCCGTTCGCGACCCCGGAGTCGGCGCGCAGCAACGTGCGCCGGCTGCGGGGTCGTTTCGGTATGACGGTGTGCCTGTGGACCGCGCCGGGGCCGGCCGGGCTGACGGTGTCGTCGACGCTGGTGGCCGACGGCGACCCGGGACGACTGCTGGGCATCGTCGACGACGAGTCGGAGCTGTGGCCGGCGATCAAGCGGGCGGGCGTGTTCGCGGTGACGCCGCTGGGGGAGCCGCACCGGCAGCTGGCCGACCGGTTCGCCGGGCTGATGCCCGCCCCGGGCGGCCTGTTCAAGCAGGACGCCTGGACGCAGACGCCGTACGGGCCGATCCCGGCGGGCACGGGGACCTGGGCCGGCTGCCGGCTCGACGGCTCCCGGCCGTTCGGCTGGGGTCTGCTGGTCGAGGCGAGCCTGGTGGAGATCACGCTCGGTGACGCCGTGCCGCCGCTGCTGCACCACCGTGGCAGGTACACGACACTGTCGTGA
- a CDS encoding dihydrolipoamide acetyltransferase family protein has protein sequence MAINQFPLPDLGEGLTEGEILKWLVAEGDVIELNQPIVEVETAKAAVEIPAKWAGTVVKIFVPEGTVVEVGSPIISIDTGGPSAPVADDMSQGAAAQAEKAAEATGGLIGETTASGRTAVLVGYGPRVTAAKRRARKDAPAAPAPVAAAPVAAAPAPAVPAPAAPVAVAPAAPAANGHGVLAKPPVRMLARTLGVDLSTLTGTGPQGSITRDDVQAALAAPAAAPSTRVVITPGARETRIPIKGVRKLTAANMVASAFTAPHVTEFLTVDMTRSMKALERLKADREWRDVRVSPLLLVAKAVLLAARRHPMVNSSWDEAAQEIVVKDYVNLGIAAATERGLIVPNIADAGRLSLRELADAMTDLVATAKSGKTPPSAMSGGTFTITNVGVFGVDTGTPILPPGEAAILAFGAVRETPWAHKGKVKLRQVTTLGLSFDHRIIDGELGSKFLRDIGAFLADPEAMFLAWT, from the coding sequence ATGGCGATCAACCAGTTCCCCCTGCCCGACCTCGGTGAGGGTCTCACCGAGGGCGAGATCCTCAAGTGGCTCGTCGCCGAGGGCGACGTCATCGAGCTGAACCAGCCCATCGTCGAGGTGGAGACCGCCAAGGCCGCGGTCGAGATCCCGGCGAAGTGGGCCGGCACCGTCGTCAAGATCTTCGTGCCCGAGGGCACGGTGGTCGAGGTCGGCTCCCCGATCATCTCGATCGACACCGGCGGCCCGTCCGCGCCGGTCGCCGACGACATGTCCCAGGGTGCTGCCGCGCAGGCCGAGAAGGCCGCGGAGGCGACCGGCGGGCTGATCGGCGAGACCACCGCGTCCGGCCGCACCGCGGTGCTGGTCGGCTACGGCCCGCGGGTCACCGCCGCCAAGCGCCGCGCCCGCAAGGACGCGCCCGCCGCGCCGGCCCCCGTGGCCGCTGCGCCGGTGGCGGCCGCCCCGGCTCCGGCCGTGCCCGCCCCGGCGGCTCCCGTCGCCGTCGCCCCGGCGGCTCCGGCCGCTAACGGGCACGGCGTGCTGGCCAAGCCGCCGGTCCGGATGCTGGCCCGCACCCTCGGCGTGGACCTGTCCACGCTGACGGGCACCGGCCCGCAGGGCTCGATCACCCGGGACGACGTGCAGGCCGCGCTGGCGGCCCCGGCCGCCGCGCCGAGCACGCGGGTGGTCATCACGCCCGGTGCGCGCGAGACCCGCATCCCCATCAAGGGGGTACGCAAGCTCACCGCGGCCAACATGGTCGCCTCGGCCTTCACGGCTCCGCACGTCACCGAGTTCCTGACGGTCGACATGACGCGGTCGATGAAGGCGCTGGAGCGGCTGAAGGCCGACCGGGAGTGGCGCGACGTGCGCGTCTCGCCGCTGCTGCTGGTCGCCAAGGCGGTGCTGCTGGCCGCCAGGCGCCACCCGATGGTCAACTCGTCATGGGACGAGGCGGCGCAGGAGATCGTGGTCAAGGACTACGTCAACCTGGGCATCGCCGCGGCCACCGAGCGCGGCCTCATCGTGCCGAACATCGCCGACGCGGGACGGCTATCCCTGCGGGAGCTGGCCGACGCGATGACCGACCTGGTGGCGACGGCCAAGTCGGGCAAGACGCCGCCGTCGGCGATGTCCGGCGGCACGTTCACGATCACCAACGTGGGCGTGTTCGGCGTGGACACCGGCACCCCGATCCTGCCCCCGGGCGAGGCCGCGATCCTGGCCTTCGGCGCGGTGCGGGAGACCCCGTGGGCGCACAAGGGCAAGGTCAAGCTGCGCCAGGTGACCACGCTCGGCCTGTCGTTCGACCACCGCATCATCGACGGCGAGCTGGGCTCGAAGTTCCTGCGGGACATCGGAGCCTTCCTCGCCGACCCCGAGGCGATGTTCCTCGCCTGGACCTGA
- a CDS encoding alpha-ketoacid dehydrogenase subunit beta, which translates to MIMETLTLGKSLNLGLRRAMEDDSKVLIMGEDVGKLGGVFRITDGLQKDFGDERVIDTPLAEAGIVGTAIGLALRGYRPVVEIQFDGFVYPAYDQIVCQVAKFHYRSRGKVSLPMVIRIPFGGGIGAVEHHSESPEAYFSHTAGLKVVACSNPSDAYWMIQQAIASDDPIIFFEPKRRYWEKGEVDTAAPLSSAYPLHSSRVLRSGTDATLLAYGPMVRTCLDAATAAAEDGRNLEVIDLRTLSPLDMAPVFESVRKTGRAVVVHEAPGNIGLGAEVAARISEECFYSLEAPVLRVTGYDIPYPASRVEEEFLPDLDRVLEAVDRSFGF; encoded by the coding sequence CTGATCATGGAGACGCTTACCCTCGGCAAGTCGCTCAACCTGGGCCTGCGCCGCGCGATGGAGGACGACAGCAAGGTCCTCATCATGGGCGAGGACGTCGGCAAGCTCGGCGGCGTCTTCCGCATCACCGACGGCCTGCAGAAGGACTTCGGCGACGAGCGCGTCATCGACACCCCGCTGGCCGAGGCCGGCATCGTCGGCACCGCGATCGGCCTGGCGCTGCGCGGCTACCGCCCGGTCGTCGAGATCCAGTTCGACGGCTTCGTGTACCCGGCGTACGACCAGATCGTGTGCCAGGTGGCGAAGTTCCACTACCGGTCCCGGGGCAAGGTCAGCCTGCCCATGGTCATCCGGATCCCGTTCGGCGGCGGCATCGGCGCGGTCGAGCACCACTCCGAGTCGCCCGAGGCGTACTTCTCGCACACGGCCGGTCTCAAGGTCGTGGCGTGCAGCAACCCGTCCGACGCGTACTGGATGATCCAGCAGGCCATCGCCAGCGACGACCCGATCATCTTCTTCGAGCCCAAGCGGCGCTACTGGGAGAAGGGCGAGGTCGACACGGCCGCGCCGCTGTCCTCGGCGTACCCGCTGCACAGCTCGCGGGTGCTGCGCTCCGGCACCGACGCGACGCTGCTGGCCTACGGCCCGATGGTGCGCACCTGCCTGGACGCCGCGACCGCGGCGGCCGAGGACGGGCGCAACCTGGAGGTCATCGACCTGCGCACGCTCTCCCCGCTGGACATGGCCCCGGTGTTCGAGTCGGTCCGCAAGACCGGCCGCGCCGTGGTCGTGCACGAGGCCCCCGGCAACATCGGCCTGGGCGCCGAGGTCGCGGCCCGGATCTCCGAGGAGTGCTTCTACTCCCTGGAGGCCCCGGTGCTGCGGGTCACCGGCTACGACATCCCCTACCCGGCCTCCCGGGTGGAGGAGGAGTTCCTGCCCGACCTGGACCGCGTGCTCGAGGCCGTCGACCGTTCCTTCGGGTTCTGA